A window of the Rhinoraja longicauda isolate Sanriku21f chromosome 42, sRhiLon1.1, whole genome shotgun sequence genome harbors these coding sequences:
- the stac3 gene encoding SH3 and cysteine-rich domain-containing protein 3 gives MTEKEALNDSNSPQHDEQSGSPVQKLKSIFQKKQKESSIEEILPQQPNGEIVNTGGGVVYYYYEDDEEEDEKEELPLPEPPRPVNDKPHKFKDHYFKKPKFCDVCARMIVLNNKFGLRCKNCKTNIHQHCQSYVEFQRCFGKIPPGFRRAYSSPLYSNQQFACIKELLPFSVANRSDPVYETLRTGVVMANRERKKNSEDKKNPAQMVDEELDIPKPGEELGSGVGEAADKKDKNNPDEAKNKKPQPGMRGGFSQTHYFVAMYRYKAQEKDDLDFHAGDRITVFDDSNEEWWKGKIGEKSGYFPANYIIRVRAGERVHKVIRSFVGNKEMGQITLKKDQIVVQKGEEVNGYIKVFTGRKVGMFPIDFLEEI, from the exons ATGACAGAGAAAGAGGCGTTGAATGATTCCAACTCCCCGCAGCACGATGAACAATCTGGATCTCCG GTCCAGAAACTGAAGTCAATCTTTCAGAAGAAACAGAAAGAATCCAGCATAGAAGAGATTCTGCCTCAGCAACCGAATGGCGAGATTGTGAACACAGGGGGCGGGGTGGTCTACTATTACTATGAGGATGACGAGGAGGAAGACGAGAAGGAGGAGTTGCCACTgccagagccccccaggcccgtTAACGACAAGCCCCACAAGTTCAAGGACCACTACTTCAAGAAGCCAAAGTTCTGCGATGTGTGCGCACGGATGATTGTCC TAAATAACAAGTTTGGCTTGAGATGCAAAAATTGTAAAACCAACATCCACCAGCACTGCCAGTCTTATGTCGAGTTCCAGAGATGTTTCGGCAAGATC CCTCCTGGTTTCCGCCGAGCCTACAGCTCTCCCCTCTACAGTAACCAGCAGTTCGCCTGCATCAAGGAGCTTCTCCCATTCT CTGTCGCAAACCGGTCAGACCCTGTTTACGAGACCCTCAGGACGGGCGTGGTGATGGCGAATCGCGAGAGGAAGAAGAACTCGGAGGACAAAAAGAAT CCTGCGCAAATGGTTGATGAAGAACTTGATATCCCCAAGCCCGGCGAGGAGCTCGGGTCTGGAG ttgGAGAGGCAGCAGACAAAAAGGACAAGAATAATCCAGATGAAGCAAAG AACAAAAAGCCACAGCCGGGGATGCGAGGCGGTTTCTCCCAGACTCACTATTTTGTGGCGATGTACAGATACAAAGCCCAAGAGAAGGATGATCTTGATTTCCA TGCAGGCGACAGGATAACTGTCTTTGACGACTCCAATGAGGAATGGTGGAAG GGTAAAATTGGAGAGAAGTCTGGATATTTCCCAGCAAACTACATCATCAGAGTGCGTGCAGGAGAGCGTGTTCATAAAGTAATCAGGTCATTCGTTGGCAACAAGGAGATGGGCCAGATTACCCTGAAGAAGGATCAG ATTGTGgtgcagaagggagaggaggtcAACGGCTACATCAAAGTGTTCACAGGCAGGAAAGTGGGAATGTTCCCCATTGACTTCctggaggaaatctga